Genomic window (Sulfurovum sp. NBC37-1):
GGACAGAGAGATCGTCCTGCATCTTACCGGCAATATGGAACGCTATATGTGGTCGATCAACGGGATCAAATATGCCGATGCAAAACCGCTGGTATTTCACTATGGTGAACGGCTTCGTATCACCTTTATCAACGATACAATGATGAACCACCCCATGCACCTGCACGGAATGTGGAGCGACCTCGAAACCGGTGACGACAACCATCTGGTACGCAAGCATACGATCGTCGTACAGCCCGGAGCGAAGATCAGCTACCGTGTGACCGTCGATGCCAAAGGTGGCTGGGCGTATCACTGCCACCTGCTGTACCATATGGCGGGCATGTTCAGAAAAGTAGAAGTGGTATAGGGGGATGAAAATGAAAACGATAACAATGAACTTGAAAAAGAGTCTGCTGTTTGCAGGCGGCCTCCTGCTTGCAGGACAAAGCCTTCAGGCCGCAGGAGCAGACGACCCCATACGCACCATGCTCCTTATGGATAAATTTGAAATACTGGATAATGACGATAACAGCAGGGAGTGGGAAGGCAGTTTCTATGTCGGGTATGACCTGGACAAACTCTACATCTATTCCCAGGGAGCAGCGACTTCCGACGGACTGGAGCGGAGCCAGAACGATCTTGTATATTCCCGGGCTATCGCACCCTTTTGGGACATACAGGCAGGAATCGCCTATGATAAGAATAGCGATGCATCCAAAACATGGGGTGAGATAGCCATCGCAGGTCTGGCCCCTTATTTCTTCGAGACAAGGGCTGCACTGCTTTTGAATGGTGACGGCAATGTCGGCCTGCGCCTTGAGGGGGAATATGAAGCATTGATCACACAGAAGCTTATATTGACCCCGTCCATAGAGGCGGATTTTTACACCAAAGACGATCCGGTTATGCAGATCGGATCGGGACTGTCCGCCATGGAAGCGGGACTGCGCCTGCGGTACGAGTTCGTTCGTGAATTCGCTCCCTACATCGGCGTGACATGGGAA
Coding sequences:
- a CDS encoding copper resistance protein B, yielding MKTITMNLKKSLLFAGGLLLAGQSLQAAGADDPIRTMLLMDKFEILDNDDNSREWEGSFYVGYDLDKLYIYSQGAATSDGLERSQNDLVYSRAIAPFWDIQAGIAYDKNSDASKTWGEIAIAGLAPYFFETRAALLLNGDGNVGLRLEGEYEALITQKLILTPSIEADFYTKDDPVMQIGSGLSAMEAGLRLRYEFVREFAPYIGVTWEKTFGNTRDFNPVDETSLLAGIRFWF